The following proteins are encoded in a genomic region of Roseinatronobacter sp. S2:
- the nusG gene encoding transcription termination/antitermination protein NusG, translating to MAKRWYSVSVLSNFEKKVAEAIRVAVQEGGLEDLIEEVLVPTEEVIEVRRGKKVTSERRFMPGYVLVRMEMTPKGYHLINSINRVTGFLGAQGKPMPMRDEEVNSILNRVEEGEAAPRTLIHFEVGEQVKVTDGPFEGFAGLVEEVDEGANRLKVMVSIFGRATPVDLEFTQVSKEI from the coding sequence ATGGCCAAGCGCTGGTATTCGGTAAGCGTTCTGTCGAATTTCGAAAAGAAAGTCGCCGAGGCGATCCGCGTTGCTGTGCAAGAAGGCGGGCTGGAAGACCTGATCGAAGAGGTTCTGGTTCCGACCGAAGAAGTCATTGAAGTGCGTCGCGGCAAGAAAGTGACGTCTGAGCGTCGTTTTATGCCCGGTTATGTGCTGGTGCGCATGGAAATGACGCCCAAAGGCTATCATCTGATCAATTCCATCAACCGCGTGACCGGATTTCTGGGCGCACAGGGCAAACCGATGCCCATGCGTGATGAAGAAGTTAATTCGATCCTGAACCGTGTCGAAGAAGGAGAGGCCGCACCGCGCACCTTGATCCATTTCGAAGTCGGCGAGCAGGTGAAGGTGACGGACGGCCCGTTCGAGGGGTTCGCCGGTCTGGTGGAAGAAGTGGACGAAGGCGCGAATCGTCTGAAAGTTATGGTTTCGATTTTTGGCCGGGCAACCCCGGTCGATCTGGAATTCACACAGGTTTCCAAGGAAATCTGA
- the secE gene encoding preprotein translocase subunit SecE, whose product MAKTNPFQFMQQVRAETAKVTWPTRREVTVTTVMVLIMAALTAVFFFLVDLTIRTGLSGLLGMFN is encoded by the coding sequence ATGGCCAAGACGAACCCTTTTCAGTTCATGCAGCAGGTCCGGGCGGAAACCGCCAAGGTAACCTGGCCCACGCGGCGCGAAGTAACCGTGACCACCGTGATGGTGCTGATCATGGCTGCATTGACGGCTGTGTTTTTCTTTCTTGTCGATCTGACAATCCGCACCGGTTTGTCGGGTCTTTTGGGGATGTTCAATTAA